A single genomic interval of Rhizobium leguminosarum bv. trifolii WSM1325 harbors:
- a CDS encoding short-chain dehydrogenase/reductase SDR (PFAM: short-chain dehydrogenase/reductase SDR; KR domain protein~KEGG: rec:RHECIAT_CH0004013 putative 3-oxoacyl-[acyl-carrier-protein] reductase protein), producing MQKNAPDFSLEGKVTLVTGASRGIGRACALACAAAGSNIVLGVRDVAASADLVAELEGAGRKVLPVELDIPNKAHIAQAVDAALATFGRIDVLVNNVGVAPGNLAELVEEKDLDEILDVNIKGTFLMTQAVGRHMIKRNGGRIINISSQAGTVALRGEAIYCMSKAAINHLTRCLAAEWARYDVTVNTVSPTFIHTDGTAPFLSDADNREATLGHIPLGRIGETDDVVGAVVFLASPAASLITGANLLVDGGWSVA from the coding sequence ATGCAGAAGAATGCGCCGGACTTCAGCCTTGAGGGCAAGGTGACTTTGGTGACAGGAGCGAGCCGCGGCATCGGTCGAGCTTGCGCACTTGCCTGCGCCGCAGCAGGTTCCAATATTGTTTTAGGGGTCCGCGATGTCGCGGCGTCGGCGGACCTGGTTGCCGAACTCGAGGGCGCGGGCCGAAAAGTTCTCCCTGTTGAACTGGACATCCCCAACAAGGCCCATATCGCACAAGCCGTCGACGCGGCGCTTGCGACATTCGGCCGGATCGACGTCCTCGTCAACAACGTCGGCGTGGCTCCAGGCAATCTCGCGGAACTCGTCGAAGAGAAGGATCTTGACGAGATACTCGACGTCAACATCAAGGGTACCTTTCTGATGACGCAGGCTGTGGGCCGGCACATGATCAAGCGCAACGGCGGCCGGATCATCAACATCAGCTCACAGGCCGGCACCGTGGCACTGCGCGGCGAGGCAATCTATTGCATGAGCAAGGCGGCCATCAATCACCTCACGCGCTGCCTTGCAGCCGAATGGGCACGCTATGACGTCACCGTAAATACCGTATCGCCGACATTCATTCACACCGATGGCACAGCGCCTTTTCTATCCGACGCCGACAATCGGGAAGCGACGCTCGGTCACATTCCGCTCGGCCGGATCGGTGAGACCGATGATGTGGTGGGTGCCGTCGTCTTCCTTGCATCACCGGCTGCGAGCCTGATTACCGGCGCTAATCTGCTGGTAGACGGTGGATGGTCCGTCGCCTGA
- a CDS encoding cytochrome c biogenesis protein transmembrane region (PFAM: cytochrome c biogenesis protein transmembrane region~KEGG: rec:RHECIAT_CH0002077 cytochrome c biogenesis protein), producing MSIADISLWSALIAGALSFLSPCVLPLVPPYLCYMAGISVEQFRGGGAVAVAPDVRRGVFFSALLFTLGFATVFVALGAGASSIGMVLRQHLDLLSKIGGLIIIVMGLNFLGLFRIGVLAREARFQGSGKPATLTGAYIMGLAFAFGWTPCIGPVLGAILGVAASRETVGSGAGLLAIYSLGLAIPFWIAAGFSGSFMRFLSRFRRHLGTVEKVMGLFLVLTGLAFLFGWVSNVAIWFQQTFPILMQIG from the coding sequence GTGTCGATTGCCGATATTTCCCTGTGGAGCGCGTTGATTGCCGGGGCGCTTTCCTTTCTGTCGCCCTGCGTGCTTCCCCTCGTCCCGCCCTATCTCTGCTATATGGCCGGCATCTCCGTCGAGCAGTTTCGCGGCGGCGGTGCAGTGGCGGTGGCGCCCGACGTCAGGCGCGGCGTATTCTTTTCCGCACTGCTCTTCACGCTCGGCTTTGCCACCGTCTTCGTAGCGCTCGGCGCCGGTGCTTCCAGCATCGGCATGGTGCTTCGCCAGCATCTCGACCTCCTGTCGAAGATCGGCGGGCTGATCATCATCGTCATGGGGTTGAACTTCCTTGGCCTCTTTCGAATCGGGGTGCTGGCGCGTGAGGCGCGCTTCCAGGGCAGCGGCAAGCCGGCGACGCTGACGGGCGCCTATATCATGGGCCTTGCCTTCGCCTTCGGCTGGACGCCCTGCATCGGCCCCGTGCTTGGCGCAATCCTCGGCGTTGCCGCCTCGCGCGAGACGGTCGGCTCCGGCGCCGGGCTGCTCGCCATCTATTCGCTCGGCCTTGCCATCCCCTTCTGGATCGCCGCCGGCTTTTCCGGCTCCTTCATGCGCTTCCTGTCGCGCTTCCGCCGCCATCTCGGCACGGTGGAAAAGGTGATGGGTCTGTTCCTCGTGCTTACCGGCCTCGCCTTCCTGTTCGGATGGGTCAGCAATGTGGCGATCTGGTTCCAGCAGACCTTTCCGATCCTGATGCAGATCGGCTAG
- a CDS encoding hypothetical protein (KEGG: shl:Shal_2177 hypothetical protein), translating into MSSQPITDEQVADFRRFLKLLPRSQDLTLIILKGHLLVEEQVWKVISSRLRKPSALKDGRIATYQAICLAEAFCPEDHDLWQSAKKLNKIRNDIAHNVVPPTGLNDRIDDFVDSMGWLNTTMTVREDLFQFALWAIFIAISSLVEDTAAHGSSD; encoded by the coding sequence ATGTCAAGCCAGCCGATCACGGACGAGCAGGTGGCAGATTTTAGAAGATTCTTAAAATTGCTCCCTCGCAGCCAAGACCTTACATTGATCATATTGAAGGGCCACCTCCTAGTAGAAGAGCAAGTGTGGAAAGTTATATCTTCACGGCTCCGAAAGCCCAGTGCTCTGAAAGATGGTCGGATTGCGACGTATCAGGCTATCTGCCTAGCTGAGGCATTTTGTCCCGAGGACCATGACCTTTGGCAATCAGCCAAGAAGCTGAACAAAATCCGGAATGATATCGCGCACAATGTAGTTCCGCCCACCGGTTTGAACGATCGAATTGACGATTTTGTTGACTCAATGGGCTGGTTGAATACCACAATGACGGTTAGGGAGGACCTGTTTCAATTCGCCTTATGGGCCATTTTCATTGCAATTTCGTCGCTAGTCGAGGATACAGCTGCGCACGGTAGCTCCGATTAA
- a CDS encoding conserved hypothetical protein (KEGG: rec:RHECIAT_PC0000147 hypothetical protein), with protein sequence MIRSQIADAQTVLSDEEVALCQRVFDHISSMRQITTDTEREDLARRVIHSYQHGVKDEGALLRLLI encoded by the coding sequence ATGATCCGATCCCAGATAGCCGACGCACAAACCGTGTTGAGCGACGAAGAAGTTGCCCTCTGCCAGAGAGTATTCGACCACATCAGCTCGATGCGACAAATCACAACAGACACCGAGCGCGAAGATCTTGCTCGGCGGGTTATCCATTCGTACCAGCATGGGGTGAAGGATGAGGGCGCGTTACTGCGTCTGCTGATCTAA
- a CDS encoding CsbD family protein (PFAM: CsbD family protein~KEGG: sme:SM_b21330 hypothetical protein): MDWNRIEGNWKQAKGKVKEQWGKLTDDDLDQIAGKRDQLEGKIQERYGIEKDRIKRDIDDWSGRQTW, translated from the coding sequence ATGGATTGGAATCGTATCGAAGGAAACTGGAAGCAGGCGAAGGGCAAGGTCAAGGAGCAGTGGGGCAAACTCACTGACGACGATCTCGACCAGATCGCCGGCAAGCGCGACCAGCTGGAGGGCAAGATCCAGGAGCGGTATGGCATCGAAAAGGATCGTATTAAACGCGACATCGATGACTGGTCTGGTCGCCAAACTTGGTAG
- a CDS encoding conserved hypothetical protein (KEGG: rec:RHECIAT_CH0000675 hypothetical protein), translating to MWAILTGAALIIGGVLFLFTSALGRRPSDPHRMPQGGTTLEPRRQGLRFLGLSQNWPALAVIALGVLLLAFGGYS from the coding sequence ATGTGGGCAATCCTCACCGGAGCCGCTCTCATCATCGGCGGAGTTCTTTTTCTCTTTACGTCGGCGCTTGGTCGAAGACCGAGTGATCCGCATCGAATGCCGCAAGGCGGCACCACGCTGGAACCCCGGCGCCAAGGCCTCAGGTTCCTCGGCCTATCGCAAAACTGGCCGGCGCTCGCCGTGATCGCGCTCGGCGTCCTTCTCCTGGCTTTTGGCGGATATTCATGA
- a CDS encoding conserved hypothetical protein (KEGG: rec:RHECIAT_CH0002084 hypothetical protein) — translation MDKTPKTAIRGMMLYVLALLVLGVLAGAAYTIYGHPADPSERPAAETIPQKAPAPQ, via the coding sequence ATGGACAAGACACCGAAGACGGCCATCCGCGGCATGATGCTGTACGTACTCGCTCTTCTCGTCCTGGGGGTGCTGGCGGGGGCTGCGTACACGATCTATGGCCATCCCGCCGATCCGTCCGAGCGACCGGCGGCCGAGACGATTCCGCAAAAAGCTCCGGCTCCGCAGTAA
- a CDS encoding monooxygenase FAD-binding (PFAM: monooxygenase FAD-binding~KEGG: ret:RHE_CH02023 hypothetical protein) codes for MREHAVVISGAGPTGLMLAGELALAGVDVAIVERRPNQELAGTRAGGLSARTLEVLDQRGIVDRFLAEGQIAQVTGFAVTRLDISDFPTRHNYGLALRQKHIERILAGWVGELAVPIYRGLEVTGFAQDDTGVTLDLSDAALLRAGYLVGCDGGRSLVRKAAGIAFEGWDPTTGNILAEVEMDEEPPLGIHRTALGIYAFGREEYEIHDGKIVFAKEGPIGVMVPETNAGATTEPTLSDLKEALIAAFGTDYGLHRVNWISRFTDMSRQATAYRKGRVLLAGDAAHVHSPVGGQGLNTGVQDAVNLGWKLAQVVKGTSPDALLDTYHAERHPVAARVLRMTMAQVALQRTDDRTEALRDVVTELLGMEEPRKRIAAEMSGLAIHYEFGEGHPLLGRRMPDLDLTTPDGPTRVYKLLQDARPVFLNLGAAGSFDIAPCSDRIKLVDAGYDGAWELPALGLVSAPMAVLIRPDGYVAWVGDRTQDGLQEAMNSWFGSHG; via the coding sequence ATGAGGGAACATGCAGTCGTGATATCAGGGGCAGGGCCGACGGGCCTGATGCTGGCAGGCGAACTGGCCTTGGCGGGCGTCGACGTCGCCATCGTCGAGCGCCGACCCAATCAGGAGCTTGCAGGTACGCGGGCCGGCGGTCTGAGTGCGCGCACGCTCGAGGTTCTCGATCAGCGCGGCATCGTCGACCGGTTCCTCGCGGAAGGGCAGATAGCCCAGGTCACGGGGTTTGCGGTCACGCGGCTTGATATCAGCGATTTTCCGACCCGGCACAATTACGGGCTGGCGCTGCGACAGAAGCATATCGAGCGCATTCTGGCCGGCTGGGTCGGCGAGTTGGCGGTGCCGATCTATCGCGGCCTTGAGGTAACGGGTTTCGCGCAGGACGATACCGGCGTCACCCTTGATCTCTCCGATGCCGCGTTGCTCAGGGCAGGCTATCTCGTCGGCTGCGATGGAGGCCGCAGTCTGGTTCGCAAGGCTGCCGGCATCGCGTTTGAAGGATGGGATCCGACGACCGGCAACATTCTCGCCGAAGTAGAGATGGACGAGGAGCCGCCATTGGGCATCCATCGCACGGCCCTTGGCATCTATGCCTTCGGCAGGGAGGAGTATGAAATTCACGACGGCAAGATCGTCTTTGCCAAAGAGGGTCCGATCGGCGTGATGGTGCCGGAGACGAATGCCGGCGCGACGACTGAACCGACGCTCAGTGATCTCAAAGAAGCGCTCATTGCTGCATTCGGAACGGATTACGGACTCCATCGCGTCAACTGGATTTCCAGGTTCACCGACATGTCCAGGCAGGCAACGGCCTACCGCAAGGGCCGGGTACTCCTCGCTGGCGATGCCGCCCATGTGCATTCTCCGGTCGGCGGGCAGGGCCTGAATACCGGTGTGCAGGATGCCGTCAATCTCGGTTGGAAGTTGGCCCAGGTGGTGAAAGGCACGTCGCCTGACGCCTTGCTCGACACCTATCACGCCGAGCGGCATCCGGTTGCTGCCCGCGTGTTGCGCATGACGATGGCGCAGGTGGCATTGCAGCGCACCGACGATCGCACCGAAGCCTTGCGTGACGTGGTAACGGAGCTGCTCGGCATGGAGGAGCCGCGCAAACGGATCGCTGCCGAAATGTCCGGATTGGCGATCCACTACGAGTTCGGCGAGGGGCATCCGCTGCTCGGCCGCCGCATGCCTGACCTCGACCTCACCACGCCTGATGGTCCCACGCGCGTCTATAAGCTGCTCCAGGATGCGCGGCCGGTGTTCTTGAACCTCGGCGCGGCCGGCAGCTTCGACATCGCGCCGTGCTCGGACCGCATCAAATTGGTTGACGCCGGATATGACGGCGCATGGGAGCTGCCTGCGCTGGGCTTGGTCTCCGCGCCAATGGCAGTGTTGATCCGGCCGGATGGATATGTGGCGTGGGTAGGCGACAGGACGCAGGATGGTCTGCAAGAGGCGATGAATAGCTGGTTCGGATCACACGGCTAA
- a CDS encoding conserved hypothetical protein (KEGG: ret:RHE_CH02024 hypothetical protein) produces the protein MARLMGPDEAAQSEKRTAKADRPDGLSRNVTAIKVGDCLLGYKAVQRRTRASRWNHFRGRMREIEKLIRHRHGDIVPEADDALIYVEVIAGLALVEFKEEFVEVVLGWAARWLPWAGKAEIEDVIYERTKVRFSDLSADALGHALHLSYAERSALDIRTIGAFDVPKRKRAKLQKEKRRQRDRSRKEEQRRAAGALSRADYLANSFSQVRPWEAFGISRRTWERRGKPMPDATTISDCDPISLAA, from the coding sequence ATGGCTCGTCTTATGGGTCCGGATGAAGCGGCTCAATCGGAAAAGCGAACTGCAAAAGCCGATCGGCCGGATGGCCTGTCGCGGAACGTTACGGCCATCAAGGTCGGCGACTGTCTGCTGGGTTACAAGGCCGTCCAGCGCCGTACGCGGGCCAGCCGTTGGAACCATTTCCGCGGCCGGATGCGCGAGATCGAAAAATTGATCAGGCATCGCCACGGAGACATCGTGCCGGAGGCCGATGACGCATTGATTTACGTCGAGGTGATCGCCGGCCTCGCCTTGGTCGAATTCAAGGAAGAGTTTGTCGAGGTGGTCCTCGGCTGGGCGGCGCGATGGCTTCCCTGGGCTGGCAAAGCCGAGATAGAGGACGTCATCTACGAGCGGACAAAGGTGCGCTTTTCCGACTTGTCCGCCGACGCCCTCGGCCATGCTTTGCACTTAAGCTACGCAGAACGGAGCGCCCTCGATATCCGCACCATCGGTGCCTTCGATGTGCCGAAACGGAAGAGAGCAAAACTTCAAAAGGAAAAGCGGCGGCAGCGGGACCGAAGCCGAAAAGAGGAGCAGCGCCGTGCCGCCGGCGCGCTTTCCAGAGCCGATTACCTCGCCAATTCTTTCAGCCAAGTGCGCCCCTGGGAGGCTTTCGGCATCAGCCGCCGGACATGGGAACGCCGGGGTAAGCCGATGCCGGATGCCACAACGATATCGGATTGCGATCCGATCTCGCTCGCCGCTTAG